The window GCAATGCTCGTCGCTGACCGGGCAACAGGCAAGTCGGGCGGATGCAGCGATCTCGGCCTCGGAAACGCTGCTCACCTTGCTCGATGACGTGCTCGAATTCTCGCGCCTCGATTCGCGCAAGATCCGGCTTGAGCCGCAGGCGGTCACGCTCGAGGCATGGGCCCGGGATACCGTGGGCATGGTGCACTGGCGTACGGACGAGAAGCAGATCGAACTGGCGCTGGAGTTTACATGCCCGCCGTCGATGCAGGTCGTGATCGACCCGGTGCGGCTCCGCCAGATCGCGCTCAACCTGCTCGTCAATGCGATCAAGTTCACGCCGGCCGGTTCGGTTACGCTGCGCGTCGACTACCTGCCCGGTCCGCAAGCGCCGCACGGCACCCTGGTGCTGGAAGTTCGCGATACCGGTGTCGGCATTTCGCCGGAATGTCGTCAACATATGTTCGACGCGTACTGGCAGGCCGAGCGCTTACAACAACACGGTGCGCAAGGCAGTGGATTGGGGCTTGCAATCTGCCGCCAGCTCGTCGAGTTGATGGGCGGGACGATCACGGTCGACAGCACGCCGAACGTGGAAACCACGATCACAGTGCGCCTGCCGGTTTCGGCCACGGTGGAGCCGGCTGCCGCGTGCCAGCCGACGTTCGCTTCGGACATCGCCGTTGCGTCGGAAAATGCCGACGGGAACTGCGAATACGGCAGCAAGCCGCTGATTCTGGTCATCGACGATCACGAGGCCGTGCAGTATTCAATCTGCCAGCAGTGCGACGAAATCGGCTGCCGTACCGTCACGGCGCAAAACGGGATAGCTGCATTGCAGCAATTGGCTCGCACTCGCTTCGACATGGTGCTGCTCGATTGCAACTTGCCCGACATTGACGGCTATGCGTTGGCCCGAATGATCCGCCTCAACGAGGCGACCGGGCAGACGGGGCGAGTCCCGATCATCGCCATTTCAGCTTTGTCCGGCGACGAACACAAGGTGCGCTGCTTTGACAGCGGGATGGACGGCGTGCTCGGCAAGCCGTTGAGGCTGGCTGCGTTGCGGCAGATGCTCGCGATGTGGTGCCCGGCCTATCAGGACATCGCGCCGGACGAGCCAGCGGAATTGCTTCTCGGTAACTCGGTCGACCTGCAAGTGGGCTACGCCCGGACGGTGGTGCAGGACTTCGAGGTGCTCTTCGACGCAATGCAGTCCGGCGATGTCGCCGACGCCTTGGGCGCGGCCCGGCGGATCAAGGGCGCATCGCACACCGTCGGGGCGGCACGCATGGCCGAATTAGCGGAACGCATCGAGTCCCGACTGCGCGAGCATCCCACCGCGCGCTAGGAGGCATGCACATTGTCGCCGATCGCCAGTGGCGCGCCAGGCAACGGGGTGACCCGCCGATGCGCCGCCGTCTGCGACGAAAGGCGATTCATGATGTTGCGTCGGCCGAACCGTTCGCGCTGTCACCGCCATGAGTCACGGCGTCGGCACGATGCATTTGCTGCAACTCGGCAAATTGCTTGTCGACATCGACGGCGGCGCCGTCGGCCGATTCCCGGAGCCGGTGTTCGAGGTCGCCGGCTAGATCGCACATTGCGGTTTTGCCGGCGACCGCCGCCGCGCCCTTGATCCGATGGGCCGCGTGACGGGCCAGATCGAAATCGCGGTTTTGCAGTGCGCGCCCAAGCATCTCCAGATCGCCATCGACGCTTTGCCGGAAAACGGTGCTGAAATCCGCGCGCGGCGTATTGGGCTTCACTGGCAATCCGCTGGGCGCAGCTGACTCATACGACGCGCACCAGAGTTCGATCACCTGTCGCAATACCGCGAGCCGCAGCGGCTTGCCGAGCACGCCGTCCATCCCGCTGTCCAGACAGCGCGCCCGATGTGCATCGTCTGTCGCGGCCGAGATGGCGATGATGGGTGTGCGCTTGCCACGTCGGTGACAC is drawn from Burkholderia diffusa and contains these coding sequences:
- a CDS encoding ATP-binding protein encodes the protein MKTRLSTNTAVWRLLCRVLLVAMLVASPPASAEAESTKPAFTNEELQWIKAHPVVHIAVEANWHPIEYLRDGKHGGLVAGYLDAISRISGLSFQTVPGTQWGHADEALKSGRVDLLPGVWRELVHDRFGDGALVSMPYLVGRLTAVTRSDSTMIFSLQRLEGRRVAIKGNGAVEYFTRHSGVNLDVLTFDSEEQALAAVAAGEADAALGVDVTMLPIVRSRYLGQLFMSGMLADRPVSLAMITRTDMPILASIIDKSLAAIPVSETAAMTRNWVELADYGKPTIRSILHYRAPQVVAIGLALLAFAMLAYLSWKSRTAAVRSEREKATFLAFISHEIRTPMQTILSSLELLQCSSLTGQQASRADAAISASETLLTLLDDVLEFSRLDSRKIRLEPQAVTLEAWARDTVGMVHWRTDEKQIELALEFTCPPSMQVVIDPVRLRQIALNLLVNAIKFTPAGSVTLRVDYLPGPQAPHGTLVLEVRDTGVGISPECRQHMFDAYWQAERLQQHGAQGSGLGLAICRQLVELMGGTITVDSTPNVETTITVRLPVSATVEPAAACQPTFASDIAVASENADGNCEYGSKPLILVIDDHEAVQYSICQQCDEIGCRTVTAQNGIAALQQLARTRFDMVLLDCNLPDIDGYALARMIRLNEATGQTGRVPIIAISALSGDEHKVRCFDSGMDGVLGKPLRLAALRQMLAMWCPAYQDIAPDEPAELLLGNSVDLQVGYARTVVQDFEVLFDAMQSGDVADALGAARRIKGASHTVGAARMAELAERIESRLREHPTAR